CAATTGACACATATTTCATGGAATTCCGGCGGGGACTGGTTTGATCCAGAATACGCACTGTCTGTAGAGCCACAACCACACCTCCTAACAACGACATGGGCAAAAGTCAAAAAGCAATAGTCGTGAATTATCAAAGTCCGCAGACATGTACAAAATTCTCTTGTCCCCTGATAAGGGGTATTGAGGGGGTTATCCTGATTCAGACAATGAACACCGAACATTTATGGAGGACATCGTATGAAAGTAACACGATTGTTAGGTTTCGTCATATTAAATCTGTTCGTACTGACCGTAAGCGTTTCCCCGCTTTTTGCAAAATCACCGACAACGCCGAAAATCCTGTTTACCTCCGCGCGAGATGGTAATTATGAGGTTTACAGTATGAACCCAGATGGAAGTGAGCAGATAAACCTAACACAGCACCGTGCACAAGATTTGGATGCCGCCTGGTCCCCAACAGGTGAGAAAATTCTCTTTGTTTCCGATCGCGGCGGGAAGCGAGACCTCTACCTGATGAATCCTGATGGCTCTAACGTCCGACGCGTTTTCAGGTTCAAAACAGTAGAGTGGAGAACATCCGCCACATGGTCACCTGATGGTAAACAGTTCGCTTACCAGCACTGGGATCGGGATGGAGACGGAGATGGTACAACCGGTATATACATAGCGACCTTCGGCGAACAGGATGTGGAACTTCTTGGGAAGTATTCTTTTCCGGCATGGTCACCTGATGGTACGGAAATTGCCTGTGGTGCAGCCGATCCAGTGGGAGCTTGGATTATATTCGTCAACGTCCGCACACAAAAGCGTGAACGACTCCTACCCAAGAAATCACTGCCTTGGCAACGCCAACCGTCTTGGTCGGCTACCGGTGATAAACTCGCTTTTGCTGGAAACAAGCAAGCAGTACCCGTTATCTTGGATAGGGATCTGCACAACGCATGGATGGATCGACAGACAATCTTCGTCGTCAACCGCGACGGCACTGGTCTCAAACAGCTGGTTGATGAAGCCGGTCCCATGGCAGAGTCTCCGGAACTATCACCAAATGGAGATGAAGTCCTTTATACAAAGGTAGTTAACGAACGGCACCAGATCTTCAAACTTGATATAAACACCGGTGTCCAGACGCAATTGACACATGTTGGAATGCCAAGATTCGGAAATTTTGGCGGGGATTGGTTTGATCCAGCGTATGCCTTGCCAGTTTCACCGCAACCGGAGCTGCTGACGACACTATGGGGAAAGGTGAAACGGGAATAGGGGTTCAGGCATAGCCGAACAAGAGGAGTTTATTATGAAATCAGCGATGACAGATAAACGGGTATATTTCGCGTTTGGGGTCGCATTGGTGTTAGTCCATACACTACTGATAAATAATATCTGCGCTCAGACTTATGGTACTCAATACATTTCCTATGTATCCAATATAACAGGAGACTATAACGTTTATCGGCAGGACACAAATGGCGAAAATCTCCGTCCACTCACAAATCATCCAACAGATGAGAAAGATTTAACGTGGTCGCCGGATGGACGATTTTTGGCTTATACCTCAAATCAAGACGGAACCTACAAGATTTATGTCTTGGACATAAGGACAGGGGAACATTGGCGACTCACAAACCGCCACGAGAGAGAGTGGACACCAGCATGGTCTCCTGATGGAAAATGGATTGCATTTGCCTCTGGTAATCTTGACTTTATTCCCGGGGTCAAAATCAATCTAACGACCGATATCTACAAAGCGGATATCAACGGCGCACATCTGGTGCAGTTGACCGACAAGGGAACAAACGTGGGACCCACTTGGTCACCAGACAGCCAACGGATCGCGTTTGTCTCCTACCATCGGGGTAATGAAAGGAAAGGTATCTATGTGATGGATGCCGATGGAAGAAGGTTAAGACGAATTAATGATAAAGAGATACAAGCACTCGATGGCATAATTCAAAGTCAGTGTGCTTGGTCTCCCGATGGCGAACAGATCGCCTTCAGTATGGTTGTCCCCAGGGAGGATCGCATGCACTTGTACGTGATTGACATAGATGGTAAGAACTTTCGTCAACTCACCGAGGGTCCCCCTATATTGGGGAACAAGGATGGTGTTCGGTTTCCTGAGATTCGCCAGCCTGTCTGGTCGCCTAATGGGAAATGGATTGCCTATGTTTATGAAAAATCATTTGGCGATGCTGATATTTATGTTATAGATGCAATGGGGAACGGACGTGGAAAACTGCTTGTGAAGGCTGGCGGGAGGAATCTATCTCCTGCATGGGTGCCGGAGGGGTTTCTCTCTGTATCCCCGAGTCCGGAGAAACAGACAACACTCTGGGGTAGGTTGAAGCAGTCTGTCCACGACTAATTGTGTTGTGGATGTTGGGATGCAGCGGCAAACTCTGTCAACGCCCATTTCTCTTGTTATTACTAAACTCGTTATGTCTGACTGGTATACGTGGAGGAGATAAAAATGAAAGGAAAACTTGCCTATATTGTATTGGGAACGACACTGCTATTCGTGTATTTCTTGCTGGCGACGAATCTTTATATCTACGCGTCCGATGTTCCTTATATTGCTTTTAGTTCCAAACGGCAGAATAAAAATTATGATATCTACATGATGGATATCAACGGCAATAATCTCCAGCAGCTGACAGACCATTTAGCTCATGAGACTTATCCTACGTTTTCGCCGGACGGACGGCAAATGGCTTACGTTTTCTCTCCAGATGGCAATTCGGACATTTATGTGATGGATCTCAAGACAAAGGTATCCCGCCAGTTGACGAACCATCCGGGACATGACCATAGTCCCGCATGGTCTCCAGACGGACGATGGATCGCGTTTGCCTCCGAGAGAGCAGGAACACTTGACATCTACAAAATCGAACCAAGTGGTGCGAATCTCCAACAGTTGACGGACGCGGATGAGAAGAACAACACCCCGGTTTGGTCGCCTGATGGTCAGTTCATCGCTTTTCGTTCTTTCAAGGACCCGGCTGGCATCTATATCATGGATGCGGATGGCGGAAATCAGAGCAGGCTCAAAAACCAACCCAACCAGGCATATACGCCGGCGTGGTCTCCGGATGGGAAACAGATTGCCTTTAGCGCAGTTTTTTTCAAAGGCTATGACATCTGTATCTTAAACGTTGATGGGACAGGTCTCAGACAGATCACCCGTCATCGGAACGGTGAGGGGTCGCCCGTCTGGTTACCTGATGGAGACACGATTGTTTTCATGTCTTGGTGGGACAGAACTTCTGACATCTATCGAACAGATGTCAATGGCATCATAGGGAATCGCCGCCGATTGACACGCCATCCGGCAATAGATATGGGTCCAACGTGGGTGCCAACAGGTCCTTTATCCGTTTCTCCGACTGCGGAGACACAAACAACACTCTGGGGCAGACTCAAGCAGCCTATCCAGGACTAAATGAAGTGTATCTGAGTGGGCAAAGTGGTAAAATCAATTCTGACTGGCAAACGTGGAGGGAATAAAAATGAACCGGCACCTGACTTATATCATGTTTGGAACGATCCTGCTTTTGGTGCACTTTGTGTTTTCGGTAAACCTATATGTCTACGCGTCCGATGTGCCGTATATTGCTTTCAGTTCCAATCGGAGTGGAAATTATGACATCTACATGATGGATATCAACGGCGAGAATCTCCAGCAGTTGACAGGCTATCCAGGGGATGAGTATCATCCTACGTTGTCGCCGGATGGACTACGGATGGCTTATGTTTCGAGTCGGGATGGCAATCTGGAAATATATGTGATGAACCTTGCGACGAAAGTATCCCACCGATTGACAAACCATGTGGGACGAGATTATAATCCGGTCTGGTCCCCTGATGGACGATGGATTGCGTTTGAGTCCCATAGAACCGGGATTCGCCATATCTATAAAATCAAACCGGACGGCTCAAATCTCCAACAGTTGACGCACGAGCGGAATAGCAACCATCACCCTGCTTGGTCCCCCGATGGGAAAGAGATCGTTTTCTCTTCGGAAGGTGCCCTCTGGACGATAACCGCAAACGGACGAAAACTGAAACAACTCGCAAATCGACAGCAATTGGCGAGCAAGCCCGCTTGGTCTCCTGATGGAAAAAAGATTGCTTTTACGACGACGCTTTTGAGAAATACGGACATCTATATCATGGATGCGGACAGCGGAAATGTCAGGAGATTGACACACCATCCAGCATGGGATTCGTCTCCCGTCTGGGGACCTAATGGACACTGGATCGTTTTCCATTCCGGGTGGGAGGAAAATTATGACATCTATGTGATAGATGTGGCAGGCACCGATCGCCGCCGATTGACAGACCATCTGGCAAGGGATCGGGAGCCGACGTGGGTGCCAGCAGGTTTTTTTCCCGTCTCTCCGACGGTCAATACACAAGCGACCTTGTGGGGTAGACTCAAGCAGTCTGTCCACGACTAAATGAAGGACATCGGAGTAGATAAAGCCGTAAAATCAATTCTGACTGGTATACGTGGAGGGTATAAAAATGAAAGGAAAACTTGCCTATATTGTGTTAGGAACGACACTGCTATTCGTGTATTTCTTGCTGGCGACGAATCTTTATGTATACGCGTCCGATGTTCCTTATATTGCTTTTAGTTCCAAACGGCAGAATAAAAATTATGATATCTACATGATGGATATCAACGGCAATAATCTCCAGCAGCTGACAGACCATTTAGCTCATGAGACTTATCCTACGTTTTCGCCGGACGGACGGCAAATGGCTTACGTTTTCTCTCCGGATGGCAATAAGGACATTTATGTGATGGATCTCAAGACGAAGGTATCTAAGCGACTGACGAACCATCCGGCACGTGACCTTAATCCCGCATGGTCTCCAGACGGACGATGGATTGCGTTTTCCTCCGAGAGAGCAGGGACGCTTGACATCTACAAAATCGAACCGAGTGGGGCGAATCTCCAACAGTTGACGGACGCGGATGAGAAGAATAACACTCCGGTTTGGTCGCCTGATGGTCAGTTCATCGCTTTTCGTTCTTTCAAGGACCCGGCTGGCATCTATATCATGGATGCGGATGGCGGAAATCAGAGCAGGCTCAAAAACCAACCCAACCAAGCATATACGCCGGCGTGGTCTCCGGATGGGAAACAGATCGCCTTTTGCGCAGTTTTTTTCAAAGGCTATGACATCTGCATCCTAAACGTTGATGGGACAGATCTCAGGCGGATCACCCGCCATCGGAACGGTGAGGGGTCGCCCGTCTGGTTACCTGATGGACACACGATTGTTTTCTCGTCCTGGTGGGACAGAACTTCTGACATCTATCGAACAGATCTCAATGGCATCATAGGGAATCGTCGCCGATTGACACGCCATCCGGAGTCAGATATGGGTCCGACCTGGGTGCCAACAGGTACTTTATCTGTTGCTCCGACTGCGGAGACACAAACAACACTCTGGGGCAGACTCAAGCAGCCTATCCATGACTAAATGAAGTGTATCTGCATGGGCAAAGTGGTAAAATCAATTCTGACTGGCGAACGTGGAGGGTATAAAAATGAACCGGCACCTAACTTATATTGTGTTCGGAACGACAATGATCTTGGTGTACTTTTTACTTGCGGTAGACCTTTGTGTCTACGCGTCCGATGTTCCTTATATTGCCTTTAGTTCCAAGCGTAATGGAAATTATGACATCTACATGATGGATATCAACGGCAAGAATCTCCAGCAGCTGACAGACCACTTAGTTCATGAGACTTCTCCTACGTTTTCGCCGGACGGACGGCAGATGGCTTATAATTCCTCTCGGGACGGCAATGAGGACGTTTATGTGATGAACCTCAGAACAAAGGTATCCCACCGGTTGACGAACCATCCGGCACGTGATTTTAATCCGGCATGGTCTCCAGACGGACGATGGATTGCGTTTGTCTCTGAGAGAGCAGGGACGTTTGACATCTACAAAGTCGAACCCAGTGGTGCGAATCTCCAACAGTTGACGGACGCGGATGAGAAGAACAACACCCCGGCTTGGTCGCCTGATGGCCAATTCATCGCTTTTCGTGCTTTCAAGGACCCGGCTGGTATTTATATCATGGATGCGGATGGCGGAAATCAGAGCAGGCTCAAAAACCAACCCGAACCGGGGTGGACACCCGCGTGGTCTCCGGATGGGAAACGAATTGCTTTTACTGTGGTTTTAGGTGGAAATTATGATGTCTACACCTTAAACGTTGACGGGAGGGATCTCAGAAGGATCACCCACCATCTGGAGAGGGATAGCTCGCCCGCCTGGTCCCCTGATGGAGACACGATTGTTTTCATGTCTTGGTGGGACAGAACTTCTGACATCTATCGAACAGATGTCAATGGCATCATAGGGAATCGCCGCCGATTGACACGCCATCCGGCAATAGATATGGGTCCGACGTGGGTGCCAACAGGTCCTTTATCCGTTTCTCCGACTGCGGAGACACAAACGACCTTGTGGGGTAGACTGAAGCAGCCTATCTATGACTAAACGAAGTGCATCTAAGTGGGCAAAGCGGTAAAACCGATTCTGAATAGCAAACGTGGAGGGTATAAAAATGAAACGGCACCTGACTTATATCATGTTTGGAACGATCCTGCTTTTGGCGCACTTTGTGTTTGCGGTAGACCTTTATGTCTACGCATCCGATGTGCCGTACATTGTGAAGTGCCAACGTTTATTCAGACCAAAATTTAGCAAAGTTAAGCCAAGTTTTGTCTTTGAAATTCCACAGGTGTCAGATACCCTAACGCCGAATGCGGGCGTTTGTGGTGATACACTTGTGTGAAAGTATAGAATGAAAAATAAGTGAAATACGCTATCAGCACGATTTGGATACGGCTTTTTGTTCAAATTCCTCTGGGATTTTGGGATTTTAGAAGGTGAGACAGAATACCGGCAGGTTTTTATGGTAAAGTTCACAATTATTTCAACATTACGGGAAGGCGAGGATACAATCCTCGCCAGTGGCGGTGAGGGTTTTCTTTCTTGAAATACTCTCTACATATTTTCAGACTTTACTATAACTCTGCATCCTGCCAATTCACTGTCGAGGTCTGACTGCTGATGGTTGATAACTGTTCGCCAAAAAGTTTAATTGAACAAATTAGAGAAAAATCTGTTTAACAATGGAAGTGCCCATAAACAATACCGTGCATACCGGCAATCTTGTATTCAGAAAAGTTGGTTGGGAAGGCATCGTGGTGCGGACAATACTTCATAGACGCGTGAGGAGGTTGCCGCGTCAACTATGTTGGATAAAAACGCCATTCCGATTCCACTCGGTAGATATAGCGACTGCCTCAAACGAGACAGGTGAAATTCGCTACCAAATGGCGTTCTTGAAAATGCCATTCCGATTCCACTCGGCAGATGTAGCGACTGCCTCAAACGAGACAGGTGAAATTCGCTACCAAATGGCGTTCTTGAAAATGCCATTCCGATTCCACTCGGCAGATGTAGCGACTGCCTCAAACGAGACAGATGAAATTCGCTACCAAATGGCATTCTAAACATTATACAATTTTTTGTGTTTTTTGTCAAATTTATTTTTTCTCAAGTCCAAAACGACTAATTCCGAAAAAAGTCCCCAAAGAAGATAAATTGAAAGAGTTAGAAGAAAAAGACATTTCAAATAGTATGCTCACTTGTGATAATAGTATATCCTATTCTGTGCCGCATCCTGCCAAATCACCATCAAGGTCTGACTGTTGATGGTTGATAACCGTTCGCCAAAAAGTTTAATTGAATAAATTAGAGAAAAATCTGTTTAATAATAAAGGATTGGGTGAGAATCAGCTTTCCAACAGAACGGCGAAAAGCACTTCATGCACTTCATCTTGAATACTCGGTATATACTTATGGCAACACTTTGGCTTGTTATTCAACGAGAATTCGTTTCAAATGTATTGACATCCCGATTCATAATCGGTTTTCTCATCTGTCTCATGTCAACCACTGCTGCAGTTTTTGTGCAGGTTGAAGATTATGAGAAACGCTTAGCAGCATATCACACCGCCGTTCAGGAACATCAAGAAACAGCCCAAACATGGAACCTCTACAGCCAAATTAATCCCAAGGCACACAGAAAACCCAATCCGCTGAGTATCTTCAACGTCGGCATGGAAAAATCCGGTGCCGATATGGTGAGTATTCAACTCGCAACACCTATCTGGGAGAAAGAGGCACAGAAACAGGGATCCGATAACCCGTTTCTCTCTATTCTTCTTGCAATTGATGCTATCTTTGTCTTCAAAATCATCCTCAGTGCCTTGGCGATCCTTTTCGCTTACAATACGATTTCAGGGGAACACGAGGATGGCACCCTAAAATTAGTGTTATCCAATCCGATTCCCAGAGATACACTCGTGGTTGGAAAATACCTCGGCGGCATGTTCTCTCTGTTCCCAATGGTGGTTATCAGCTTTATCATCGGAATCCTTATCGCTTACACTTCTCCTGCGACCGATTTCGATAGTGCTGATCTGTTCCGGCTCGTTGCTGTGCTCATCCTTTCCCTATTGTACGTGTCAACGTTTTACCTTTTAGGGATGCTTCTATCCGTATGGACAAAGGAAGCCACCACCACGCTCATCCTTTCAATGTTCATTTGGGGAATCCTAACAATCCTACATTCCAATATAGCAACCTTCGCAGTCATGAAATTCCCGCCCTATCAACCACAAGCTGAAAAGGAGATTCTGCAGCATATTCAGCAGGGATGGGAAGATTTCAGGGAAGAACGGGATGCTTACATCCTCAAGAAGTGGGGATACGAACATCCAGCGAGCGCGGTTTCTCCGATAAGCGAGGGGAATTTTTTAGTAGCGATGTACACGAGTTCACCAGAGGAAATCGGGTATAGTGAGTTCTATTATATCCAACAGATCCACATCGTGGATGTCTCCAAATTTCAGGAAGTATTGGGCTACCAAGAACCGCTACGTGTTGACTACGCAAATCAAGCAGAGGCACTCCTCAGACGGAAAGAACAGATTGAAGAAAGGAACAAACAGTTCGCCAAGGATATTTCCCGATTTTCTTTCGCAGACGCATACCGATTTGCCGTTGGTGCGATAACCGATACAGACAGGGAAAGTTACCAAGACTTTATTAGGCGGTCAAGGAGTTATAAACGTCAAGTTGTCGACTATCTCACCAGTAAAAACGCTTTTTCCGCGAGGGCATGGTTTTCCAGTGATCAAGGGGCAGCGGCGTTTAAAGATCTTCCTGTTTTTCGGAACCCACACACTTCCCTATTTCAGAGTCTTTCCCGCGCATCAAGCGATATCCTGATCCTGTTGGCGTGGAATATCGTCTTGTTTATAGGCGTGTATGTATCATTTCTTCGATATGATATGAGTTGAGAAGGAGGGTTTGTCAGTTGTCAGTTAAGAGGCGTTTTGTAACAATCTTCCCACCTTGCAATATTTTAGGGCGAGGTGAATTGTTCCCAGAAACCTCTTGTGACTGATAACTGTTAACTGACTACTGACAACCATTAAAAATATGATTTGGCATATTGCAAAAAAAGAGATATATCACAATCTCACAACGCTGCGGTTCGTCTTGATGATAATTCTGTTGCCCATCTTGATGATCGCCAATGCCCTCATATATGGGTTCGGGAATAATGGGTATACAGCGGAAATACGAGATTATAACCGCAAAGTAGACCAAGGACGCTCTCATATTGAAAAATATGCTGCCAAGGGTTTAGGGGAGTTGGCGATGGTCGGTCCAGCAGAGGTACCCAAGCGTCCGCCCCAGTTGAAATTCTGTGCCGATGGTGCTGATGCCCTCATACCCCATTCTATCACGATCGCATATCGCATAAATTGGGAACGACCTGAATACGAGGATTTGGTTGAAAGCTATAGTTGGCGGGAGTTGTGGTCCTTAGAATATCTACCTTCAAATCATGGCGGGGACGCAACTACGCTCATCAAGATTGACTGGGTATTTATCGGTGTCTTCATGAGTTTTTTTGTTATTTTATTTACTTTCGATGCCATCGCCGGGGAACGCGTGCGGGGAACACTCAGTCTCATGATGTCCAACCCAATCCCTCGTGGACAGGTATTACTCGCGAAATACTTAGGAACATTTTTCACACTCATCATCCCACTCCTGATTGGGGTCCTCATGAACCTTCTCATCATCTACCTGTCAGGAAACATCCCTTTTGATTCAGGCAGTTGGCTTCGGATTTTAGGAATGGTCGGACTCTTCGCGTTACATATTTCCATCTTCATTTTTTTGGGACTGTTTTTCTCAAGTCGCGTCTCAAATGCCATCACCAGTTTAGTGTGGTTATTGCTAACTTGGGTCTGTTTAGCATTTATCTTCCCGAGTCTACTTGGACTCTTTGTTGGCACCGTTGATCCAATCCCATCAATAGAAAGAGTATCCGCGGAAAAACGCTTGCAATTAGCGAACATAGATGATGAATTTCGCCCAGCAGAATTGGTGAAAGCAGCAAAACTCAGTGAAGCCCCTTCCGTTGATAACCCATCAGCAACGCGCCTATGGGCGACCTACTTCAGGGAAAGGTCTGAAGTGCAAACCCGCATAGCAGATGCGCGTGTGGATCAGCAATTGAGACAGGTGCAACTCACCCGCGAACTCACCCAAATCTCTCCGACGGCCTGTTTCCAATACGCCATGGAAGGACTCGCAAATACTGGGATCGCCAGTTATATGAATTTCGTTAAACAGGTGCGCCGTTACAGAAACACATTTATAGATTTTATTAAATCGGAAGATAGAGGTGATCCAGAAAGCCTCCATATCTATCCTGTGAGGGAGGGGTTATCTCAAAAACTGGTGAATCCGGACGCTGTGCCGAGGTTTAAAGAACACATCTCACATCAGAGCATCATTTTTCCACTCGGACTGCTGATCCTTTTCAATGTGCTATTCTTTATCGCTGCACAATTATCGTTCCTCAAATGTGACTTAAAATAAATGATAACCATTTATCTTTCTTTTAGTGACCGTCTACATCACCAACCACACCCATATAAATAATAATGGTCCCACCGGTTAGGGTCAGGCAACCGAAAACGGATCCTGCGGCACCTGATTTAATCTGATACGATCGCATTTTCGCCCGATAAGCATCGGCGTAAAACTTGATGTATTCAGGCGATTTTCCGATCAATCTTTCAGGTGGCGGATTCGGTGGATGGAGACGCATATAATATCGAGTCAACAGACCGAAGGCCGTTGCAGCACTCATTCCAGCAATTATGTACGAAGGTTCGGGTTGACTATGTCCAAAGTGCAAGTCAGCAATACATCCAGTCGTCAAAGCACACATCCCTGCGGCGAGAGGTGCACTCATGCCTGCTCCAAAATAAGCCAATAAATTGACATCGCTTTTGGCATCCGATTCAGCATCTACTTTCGCCTGGAGATGTATAGAATCCTGTGGTATATTCTCATAACGTTTAGAACTGCAGCCTGTAAGAACAACTGACAAACAACAGAAATATAGCAAGAATCTCACAAGCAATCTCCTTCAAACAGCGGAAATTTGTGTGCTTTCTGTATGGCGGTGCTGGTTTCAAGCATTAATTTCGCTTGTTTTTAAATGCCGCAATGACTTTGACAACAATATAGACAGACCAATACAGGATCGCATACACGAACATTGAAATCTGAGAGCTTTCAAAAGCAAGTCGGAAACCTTGGCACGGATTTTACTCTGCATGCCAAAATTTCCGACTTGGGTTTTAATCAAGAATGTTCCTTATTCTCTGCTGCCGGTTTCGCCGCGACTACTCGTCAGGCGGTGGATCCCCGTTCGGGGGTTCAGGCATAGCTTCAGGAGGATTTATTCTTATTATCACTGGTGGGTCATCATTCTGCTGTATGTGAATGACAATCTCCGGAACTTCGGGTGGTTTTAAGACGCGTATCTTTGGCGGATTCTCAAGTACTTCAGCGATAATAACATCGGGCACCTCTGGAGGTTCTAATTCTGGCACCTCTGGTGGGTCCTGGTTGAGTATTTGGGCGATAGCGTCGGGGTCTAAGACGCGTATTATTGGTGGGTCCTGATTAAGTATTTCAACGACGACATCAGGAGGCACTGGTGGGTCCTGGTTGAGTATTTGGGCGATAGCGTCGGGGTCTAAGACGCGTATNNNNNNNNNNNNNNNNNNNNNNNNNNNNNNNNNNNNNNNNNNNNNNNNNNNNNNNNNNNNNNNNNNNNNNNNNNNNNNNNNNNNNNNNNNNNNNNNNNNNTATTGGTGGGTCCTGATTGAGTATTTCAGCGATGATATCAGGAGGCACTGGCAGATCTTCCACGACTGGTGGCTCATTTCTTTCAGTGGGTTGTTCCATATCCATTGCGGGATCGGGCGTTATAAGGTTTGAATCGCTTCCACAACCGAGTAGAGCGATCAGAGCCATGAGCGAAACTAAGCATTTCATGATACTCTCCTTTTTTGAGTGATTGAGACTTTTCAAATGGAATGCGTAAAGGTTTCTACCTAAGAGTATACCACAAATACACGAAAATACAAGTAAAAATTTGTTGGTGATTTGTTATGTGATTTCTCGGTTATTGGATACCGAAAGGTAATATTCAGCGGCTTGCGCACACGCAAAAGATGATAAAAATCGCGTTGGGAAGTATCGCAAGTTTCTCGCTTTTTGTTGGTGGTATCGGTATTATGAATATGTGCCTCGTCTCTGTTGGCGAGAAAACGCGGGAGATCGGTTTACGGAAATCGGTTGGAGCGAGACGGGTTCACATTTTCTGGCAATTCTTGACAGAATCAATTTGTCTCTGTTTCTGTGGTAGTCTATTTGGTATTGCAGGCGGTTGGTTAGCGGCGCACGGAATGGCAAAACTCGCCGTACGCATTGTGCCGATTTTGCCTGAATGGCCCGTTGTTCTCTCTTTACCCTGGATACTGACTTCTGTTATTTTTTCGGTTTTTATGGGCATTGGTTTCGGTGTTTACCCCGCCATGCGGGCAGCACGACTTTCGCCTATTGACGCACTTCGCGCCGAGAATTAAGATAGTTCCTGTTTTTTCTGCATGTTCAAAGATTATGTTTAGAATTTGTTTGACAAACGATTTTTTAGTGTATATAATTTCCTTATATTAACGTTTGATTTACAAGAGGATCCTGGAGAGGTTAATGACCTATGGGATTCTACTGAACATGCGAAGTTAAAGGTGGATTTGGTAAGGAGAAAGCAATGAGATTTAAGAAATTCAGAGATTTTCTGTGTCTCTTCCATGTTGTTCTGTGTGCTATGGTCTTCAATCAACAGAGTTTTGGCGGGACATGGGTAGACGATTTTGAAGATGACAGTACGCAAGAATGGGAACTTTTTAATACCTTTGATGGAAGCGCGGTATGGCGGATTGATGCCGGTGAAGCAGTTAGCGAGACATTTGAACCTCGTCACTTTCCTACTATATGGGCAACAGGTGAACCTGATTGGAGAAACTATTCGCTTTCATGCAAAGCTAAATTAGTTGAAGCCAAAAAGGAACCAGCTACTTTAGGACTTATACTCCATCAGAGATGGGAGGAATCCTCCTTCTATGTATGTCAGATTCTCTATCCATTGGAAGTCATCCATATTACAAAGATTCACTCAGGCAACGTCTCAACAATCGGCGAATTCGATTTCGCAGC
Above is a window of Candidatus Poribacteria bacterium DNA encoding:
- a CDS encoding ABC transporter permease → MATLWLVIQREFVSNVLTSRFIIGFLICLMSTTAAVFVQVEDYEKRLAAYHTAVQEHQETAQTWNLYSQINPKAHRKPNPLSIFNVGMEKSGADMVSIQLATPIWEKEAQKQGSDNPFLSILLAIDAIFVFKIILSALAILFAYNTISGEHEDGTLKLVLSNPIPRDTLVVGKYLGGMFSLFPMVVISFIIGILIAYTSPATDFDSADLFRLVAVLILSLLYVSTFYLLGMLLSVWTKEATTTLILSMFIWGILTILHSNIATFAVMKFPPYQPQAEKEILQHIQQGWEDFREERDAYILKKWGYEHPASAVSPISEGNFLVAMYTSSPEEIGYSEFYYIQQIHIVDVSKFQEVLGYQEPLRVDYANQAEALLRRKEQIEERNKQFAKDISRFSFADAYRFAVGAITDTDRESYQDFIRRSRSYKRQVVDYLTSKNAFSARAWFSSDQGAAAFKDLPVFRNPHTSLFQSLSRASSDILILLAWNIVLFIGVYVSFLRYDMS
- a CDS encoding ABC transporter permease subunit, which produces MIWHIAKKEIYHNLTTLRFVLMIILLPILMIANALIYGFGNNGYTAEIRDYNRKVDQGRSHIEKYAAKGLGELAMVGPAEVPKRPPQLKFCADGADALIPHSITIAYRINWERPEYEDLVESYSWRELWSLEYLPSNHGGDATTLIKIDWVFIGVFMSFFVILFTFDAIAGERVRGTLSLMMSNPIPRGQVLLAKYLGTFFTLIIPLLIGVLMNLLIIYLSGNIPFDSGSWLRILGMVGLFALHISIFIFLGLFFSSRVSNAITSLVWLLLTWVCLAFIFPSLLGLFVGTVDPIPSIERVSAEKRLQLANIDDEFRPAELVKAAKLSEAPSVDNPSATRLWATYFRERSEVQTRIADARVDQQLRQVQLTRELTQISPTACFQYAMEGLANTGIASYMNFVKQVRRYRNTFIDFIKSEDRGDPESLHIYPVREGLSQKLVNPDAVPRFKEHISHQSIIFPLGLLILFNVLFFIAAQLSFLKCDLK
- a CDS encoding FtsX-like permease family protein, with product MIKIALGSIASFSLFVGGIGIMNMCLVSVGEKTREIGLRKSVGARRVHIFWQFLTESICLCFCGSLFGIAGGWLAAHGMAKLAVRIVPILPEWPVVLSLPWILTSVIFSVFMGIGFGVYPAMRAARLSPIDALRAEN